A single Verrucomicrobiaceae bacterium DNA region contains:
- a CDS encoding CocE/NonD family hydrolase, which produces MRDGVRLSAYLYLPAGDAKVPAVFEQRYADISGAGTRKNAADLARHGYAVAMVNFRGSQKSEGHYVGYRALAWGEQKDGYDTCEWLATQPWCTGKVGTFGSSQGGFAQNFLAVTQPPHLTCQYMVDTGLSLFQEGYRIGGVTRPGRFADFGKNCRVPEDNAALMRQWDAHPHYDDYWRAEDCTLHFAKMKVPCFTIGSWYDFMVQGSVMSYLGRRANAPQQLVLGPWLHGRLNKGSKVAEMVYPQNATWPELPHMVRWFDHWLKGAANGIEKEPAVRYYVMGATGEPNAPGNVWREASDWPPQSTETAFYLQEAAALTPAAPTAQQSGTSYDSDPQNPMQMPGRAFLGAKDAREFEAQKDVRVWTTPVLEKPLEITGQVFADLWITSTAKDTDVIVRLSDVYPDGRSMLLMDYPLRTRYREGFDHEALLTPGQPARLKWHLGWTSIILNAGHRLRVTVTSSGAPLYEPNSQTGGPQTQDWLKDAVKATHTVLHEKEHASRVLLPVMKNRSVGD; this is translated from the coding sequence ATGCGGGATGGCGTGCGGCTTTCGGCCTATCTCTATCTACCCGCAGGGGATGCCAAAGTGCCCGCCGTCTTTGAGCAGCGCTACGCAGACATCAGCGGAGCGGGGACTCGGAAAAATGCCGCCGATCTGGCCCGCCATGGCTACGCCGTGGCCATGGTGAACTTCCGTGGCTCGCAGAAGAGCGAGGGGCACTACGTCGGTTACCGCGCACTCGCCTGGGGTGAGCAAAAAGACGGCTACGACACCTGCGAGTGGCTCGCAACCCAACCGTGGTGCACGGGCAAGGTCGGCACCTTCGGCAGCTCGCAGGGTGGCTTTGCGCAGAATTTTTTGGCCGTCACTCAGCCCCCGCATCTGACCTGCCAGTACATGGTCGATACGGGCTTGAGCCTGTTTCAAGAGGGCTACCGCATCGGCGGCGTCACGCGTCCGGGCCGCTTCGCCGACTTCGGCAAAAACTGCCGCGTGCCAGAGGATAATGCCGCCCTCATGCGCCAGTGGGATGCCCATCCGCACTACGATGACTACTGGCGTGCAGAGGACTGCACGCTGCACTTTGCCAAGATGAAGGTGCCCTGCTTCACCATCGGGAGCTGGTATGACTTCATGGTCCAGGGCAGCGTGATGAGCTACCTCGGCCGCAGGGCAAATGCTCCCCAGCAGCTCGTGCTCGGCCCCTGGCTGCACGGACGGCTCAATAAAGGCAGTAAGGTGGCCGAAATGGTCTATCCCCAGAACGCCACATGGCCAGAGCTGCCACACATGGTGCGGTGGTTCGATCATTGGCTCAAAGGCGCAGCCAATGGCATCGAAAAAGAGCCCGCCGTGCGCTACTACGTCATGGGAGCCACTGGTGAGCCAAATGCTCCCGGAAACGTCTGGCGCGAGGCCTCCGACTGGCCCCCACAGAGCACCGAGACCGCTTTTTATCTCCAAGAGGCTGCCGCACTCACCCCAGCCGCCCCTACCGCCCAACAGAGCGGCACCAGCTATGACAGCGATCCGCAGAATCCCATGCAGATGCCCGGCAGAGCCTTCCTGGGGGCCAAAGACGCCCGCGAATTCGAGGCGCAAAAAGACGTGCGCGTGTGGACCACTCCCGTGCTCGAAAAACCGCTCGAAATCACCGGCCAAGTCTTCGCCGACCTATGGATCACCTCCACCGCCAAAGACACCGACGTCATCGTGCGTCTCTCTGACGTGTATCCAGACGGGCGCAGCATGCTGCTGATGGATTACCCGCTGCGGACACGGTATCGCGAAGGGTTCGACCACGAAGCGCTGCTCACCCCCGGCCAGCCAGCACGGCTCAAATGGCACCTCGGCTGGACCAGCATCATCCTGAATGCCGGACATCGCCTACGCGTGACCGTGACCAGCTCTGGAGCCCCACTTTATGAGCCAAATAGCCAAACCGGCGGCCCACAGACACAGGACTGGCTCAAAGATGCCGTAAAGGCCACCCACACCGTGTTACACGAAAAAGAGCACGCTTCTCGCGTGCTCCTTCCGGTGATGAAAAATAGATCCGTGGGCGATTAA
- the rplS gene encoding 50S ribosomal protein L19: protein MNTIEKINQEQLKKDLTEFRVGDTVKVHTRVIEGDKERIQLFNGIVIARKGYGINEAFTVRKISYGEGVERVFPVHSPKVAKVEVTKPGRVRRARLHYLRGRQGKEAMTVKEVAQQIEAA, encoded by the coding sequence ATGAATACCATCGAGAAGATCAATCAAGAGCAGCTCAAAAAAGACCTCACCGAATTCCGCGTGGGAGACACCGTGAAGGTGCACACCCGAGTGATCGAAGGTGACAAAGAGCGTATCCAGCTCTTCAACGGCATCGTCATCGCCCGCAAAGGCTACGGCATCAATGAGGCCTTCACCGTGCGCAAAATCAGCTACGGCGAAGGTGTCGAACGTGTTTTCCCCGTGCATAGCCCGAAGGTGGCCAAGGTCGAAGTGACCAAACCCGGCCGCGTCCGCCGCGCACGCCTGCATTACCTCCGTGGCCGTCAGGGCAAGGAAGCCATGACCGTCAAGGAAGTGGCCCAGCAGATCGAAGCGGCTTAA
- a CDS encoding HIT domain-containing protein: protein MPEKTIFQKIIDREIPAPLVYEDDLVAAFNDINPQAPVHMLIVPKKLIPRVGEAVADDQATLGALLLAAGKIAEKLGIRPREKGFRLVINHGHDAGETVPHLHVHLLAGRELTWPPG, encoded by the coding sequence ATGCCAGAAAAAACCATCTTCCAGAAAATCATCGACCGCGAGATCCCCGCACCCCTCGTCTATGAGGACGATCTCGTCGCCGCATTCAACGACATCAATCCCCAGGCCCCCGTGCACATGCTCATCGTGCCGAAAAAGCTCATTCCGCGTGTCGGGGAGGCTGTGGCAGACGATCAGGCCACGCTGGGGGCCCTGCTGCTCGCAGCGGGCAAAATCGCCGAAAAACTGGGCATTCGCCCGCGTGAAAAGGGCTTCCGCCTCGTCATCAACCACGGGCACGATGCCGGCGAGACCGTCCCCCACCTCCACGTCCACCTCCTGGCTGGCCGCGAGCTCACTTGGCCGCCCGGTTGA
- a CDS encoding phosphopantothenoylcysteine decarboxylase produces MSRIILGITGSIAAYKAADLASQLTKAGHSVTCVMSRGAQEFITPLTLGTLSRHAVITDLFAEKEGWQPGHIQLADDADLLLIAPATANVLAAMAQGFAHDALTAIALATRAPILIAPAMNGKMWLHPATVRNVETLRGFGAQFVEPAEGLLACGYEGVGRLAEVETILSAVDAILSAKA; encoded by the coding sequence ATGTCACGCATCATTCTCGGTATCACGGGCTCTATCGCAGCCTACAAGGCGGCGGACCTCGCCAGCCAGCTCACCAAAGCTGGGCACTCAGTGACGTGTGTGATGAGCCGTGGAGCGCAGGAATTCATCACTCCGCTGACGCTGGGCACGCTCTCACGGCATGCGGTGATTACGGACCTCTTTGCGGAGAAGGAGGGCTGGCAGCCGGGGCACATCCAGCTCGCGGATGATGCAGATTTGCTGCTGATCGCGCCGGCGACTGCGAATGTGCTGGCAGCGATGGCGCAGGGCTTCGCGCATGATGCGCTGACAGCCATCGCGCTGGCCACACGGGCACCGATTTTGATCGCTCCGGCGATGAATGGGAAAATGTGGCTGCATCCGGCTACGGTGCGGAATGTGGAGACGCTGCGGGGCTTTGGGGCCCAGTTCGTAGAGCCTGCGGAGGGTCTGCTGGCCTGCGGATACGAGGGCGTGGGCCGCTTGGCGGAGGTGGAGACGATTTTGAGTGCGGTGGACGCGATCCTCAGCGCCAAGGCCTAA
- the nrdR gene encoding transcriptional repressor NrdR produces the protein MRCPKCGSSQDKVIDSREAREGSSIRRRRECMKCNFRFTTYEIIEREELRVVKRNGARENFNRDKLLSGVRKACEKRPVKMEDIELLVDDITNELAEEGYKEIPSTVIGAKVMHGLEALDHVAYVRYASVYRQFEDVGAFIDEIQSLGKRRLREKGQPELFR, from the coding sequence ATGCGCTGCCCGAAATGCGGAAGCTCCCAGGATAAAGTCATCGACTCACGCGAAGCGCGTGAGGGCAGCTCTATCCGCCGCCGCCGCGAGTGCATGAAATGTAACTTCCGCTTCACCACCTACGAAATCATCGAGCGCGAGGAACTCCGCGTCGTGAAGCGCAACGGTGCCCGTGAAAACTTCAATCGCGACAAGCTCCTTTCCGGTGTGCGCAAAGCCTGTGAAAAGCGCCCCGTCAAAATGGAGGACATCGAGCTCCTCGTCGATGACATCACCAATGAACTCGCGGAAGAGGGCTACAAAGAAATCCCCAGCACCGTCATCGGCGCGAAGGTGATGCACGGCCTCGAAGCCCTCGATCACGTCGCCTACGTCCGCTACGCCAGTGTTTACCGCCAGTTCGAGGACGTCGGTGCCTTCATCGACGAGATCCAGAGCCTCGGGAAGCGCCGTCTGCGTGAAAAAGGCCAGCCTGAGCTCTTCCGCTAA
- a CDS encoding DUF5069 domain-containing protein, which produces MAFPFRSPRDTVGGIAVFGRILDKIRYFAREGNLPEGYHLGFMSGNRTFDDRVCRFLGVSFEDLTKRTLEGGTDEEVLEWCFQNGRRPDAEQMEIWNGFMNKRGWCDAASAGLQKQKEEAGLGHREDIQVFFDLMDVEEGRKA; this is translated from the coding sequence ATGGCTTTTCCTTTTCGTTCCCCTCGTGACACTGTCGGCGGCATCGCGGTGTTTGGCCGTATCTTGGACAAGATTCGTTACTTTGCCCGTGAGGGTAATCTACCAGAAGGGTATCACCTGGGCTTCATGTCGGGGAATCGCACCTTTGATGACCGCGTGTGCCGGTTCCTAGGCGTGAGCTTTGAGGATCTGACAAAGCGCACGCTGGAAGGCGGCACGGATGAGGAAGTGCTGGAGTGGTGCTTTCAAAATGGCCGCCGCCCTGATGCCGAGCAGATGGAAATCTGGAACGGCTTCATGAATAAGCGCGGCTGGTGCGATGCCGCCTCCGCTGGACTCCAGAAGCAAAAAGAAGAGGCTGGCCTCGGTCACCGCGAGGACATTCAGGTCTTCTTTGATCTGATGGATGTGGAAGAGGGCCGGAAGGCCTGA
- a CDS encoding response regulator transcription factor, translating into MAAKQTRILLADDHAVVRNGFRALLAAQWDMDVVGEASNGREAVEMAEKLTPDVVVMDVTMPELNGIEAARQITKMQPKTRILALSMQKDGVYVREMLRAGAKGYLLKDCDEKDFLAAVRAVAVGKGWLSPEVSDAVLDDYRKHVTNPIDLLSPREREVLQMIAESKTNKEIATALNLSVYTVEAHRGRIMEKLNLHSIGELVRFAIRNGLID; encoded by the coding sequence ATGGCCGCTAAACAAACACGCATCCTCCTTGCTGACGACCACGCTGTTGTACGGAATGGCTTCCGCGCCCTGCTGGCCGCGCAGTGGGATATGGACGTCGTCGGCGAGGCCTCGAATGGCCGCGAAGCAGTCGAGATGGCGGAAAAACTCACCCCCGATGTCGTGGTGATGGATGTGACGATGCCAGAGCTCAACGGCATCGAGGCCGCGCGGCAGATCACCAAGATGCAACCGAAGACCCGCATCCTCGCTCTGAGCATGCAGAAGGACGGCGTGTATGTCCGTGAGATGCTCCGAGCAGGCGCGAAGGGCTACTTGCTCAAAGATTGCGATGAAAAGGACTTCCTCGCCGCTGTGCGTGCCGTGGCCGTCGGCAAGGGCTGGCTCAGTCCCGAAGTCAGCGACGCCGTGCTCGATGACTACCGGAAGCACGTCACCAATCCCATAGATCTGCTCTCCCCGCGTGAGCGTGAGGTGCTGCAAATGATCGCCGAGAGCAAAACGAACAAGGAGATCGCCACCGCGCTGAATTTGAGCGTGTACACCGTCGAGGCGCATCGCGGCCGCATCATGGAAAAGCTCAATCTGCACTCCATCGGCGAGCTGGTGCGCTTCGCCATCCGCAACGGCCTCATCGACTGA